A genomic window from Euleptes europaea isolate rEulEur1 chromosome 9, rEulEur1.hap1, whole genome shotgun sequence includes:
- the NPY2R gene encoding neuropeptide Y receptor type 2, with protein MGPMDGAETEGNQTSLSKMELHARMNLLGFTIPYSDLSTDSEQELKDSTKMVEVQIILICAYSTIILLGLLGNTLVIHVVIKFKSMRTVTNFFIANLAVADLLVNTLCLPFTLIYTLQGDWKLGPVLCHLVPYAQGLAVQVSIVTLTVIALDRHRCIVYHLESKISKQISFLIIGVVWAGSALLASPLAIFREYFSIDISQDVKMVVCAEVWQREGKVNYGTIYSVSMLLIQYVLPLVIISYAYIRIWSKLKNHVSPGAGNDHYHQRRQKTTKMLVCVVLVFALCWLPFHIFQLVSDIYSKVLDLAEYKLIYTLFHVIAMCSTFANPILYGWMNTNYRTAFLTAFHCEQRLDSIHPEASPALKTKKNLEAKEKHCNGSPFSQPTKV; from the coding sequence ATGGGGCCAATGGATGGAGCTGAGACTGAAGGGAACCAAACAAGCCTATCTAAAATGGAGCTACATGCCAGGATGAACTTGCTGGGCTTCACCATACCCTACAGTGATCTGTCTACTGACTCTGAACAAGAACTGAAGGACAGCACCAAGATGGTGGAAGTACAGATTATCCTCATCTGTGCCTACAGTACGATTATCTTGCTAGGTTTGCTGGGCAACACACTGGTGATTCACGTGGTGATCAAGTTCAAGAGTATGCGCACGGTGACTAACTTCTTCATTGCCAACTTGGCTGTGGCTGATCTGCTGGTGAACACACTCTGCCTACCTTTTACATTAATTTATACATTACAGGGAGACTGGAAGCTTGGTCCTGTACTGTGTCACCTAGTGCCTTATGCCCAAGGGCTTGCAGTGCAGGTGTCTATAGTGACTTTGACTGTGATAGCCTTGGATCGACACCGGTGCATTGTGTATCACTTGGAGAGCAAGATCTCTAAGCAAATCAGCTTCCTTATCATTGGGGTGGTCTGGGCTGGCAGTGCTCTGTTGGCAAgtcccttggccatcttccgggagTATTTCTCCATTGACATCAGCCAGGATGTCAAGATGGTTGTCTGTGCAGAAGTCTGgcagagagaagggaaggtgaattaTGGCACCATCTACAGTGTCTCAATGCTCCTGATCCAATATGTCTTGCCCCTGGTGATCATCAGCTACGCATATATCCGCATTTGGAGTAAGCTAAAGAATCACGTCAGTCCTGGAGCAGGGAACGATCACTACCATCAGAGGCGTCAGAAGACCACCAAGATGCTGGTCTGCGTGGTGCTGGTGTTTGCGCTCTGCTGGTTGCCTTTTCACATCTTTCAACTTGTCAGCGACATTTACAGTAAAGTGTTGGATCTTGCTGAGTACAAACTGATCTACACGCTCTTTCATGTCATCGCGATGTGCTCAACTTTTGCCAATCCCATCCTCTATGGCTGGATGAACACCAACTACAGGACGGCTTTCCTGACAGCTTTCCATTGTGAACAGCGGCTGGATTCTATCCACCCCGAAGCATCACCTGCGCTTAAAACCAAGAAGAATCTGGAAGCGAAAGAGAAGCATTGCAATGGGTCCCCATTCTCACAGCCTACTAAGGTCTAA